From one Coffea eugenioides isolate CCC68of chromosome 11, Ceug_1.0, whole genome shotgun sequence genomic stretch:
- the LOC113751830 gene encoding uncharacterized protein LOC113751830 encodes MLIEEVMDAVQSPVPESTPEEESFEENPEEKVPPDDYTEERRVNFAAFQFEGIARVWRDVIREKWERAQSPWICENFTKEFNEKFLPPLIQEKREDEFIKLRQGTFSVVDSTEYQLSKCPSVPKERGSTQRSEKLASKQSSAGGSRSKVPARVYALDYQQIPDATEVVEDIKGYDVILEMDWLARYHAQLNCKTKMVELCIPGEATLKLDIKDRLASSAHISGIRVRKMLNKGVQEYLVFLINTPSDKVRLEDMPVVKEYPDVFSEELESLPPKREIVFKIDLTPGFVVVFIDDILVYSKTLENHEKHLRVVLQTLKEYQLYAKFSKCELWLKEITFLGYIISKDGIKVDLAKVEAVSK; translated from the exons ATGTTGATCGAGGAGGTGATGGACGCTGTTCAGAGCCCGGTTCCTGAGAGCACTCCTGAGGAGGAGTCTTTCGAGGAGAATCCGGAGGAGAAGGTCCCGCCTGACG ACTATACAGAAGAGAggcgagtgaactttgctgcctTCCAATTTGAAGGCATTGCACGTGTTTGGAGGGACGTGATAAGGGAAAAGTGGGAAAGAGCACAGTCCCCTTGGATCTGCGAAAACTTCACGAAGGAGTTCAATGAGAAGTTTCTTCCACCTCTGATCCAAGAGAAGcgggaggacgaattcataaagTTGAGACAAGGAACCTTTAGCGTGGTAGA CAGTACCGAGTACCAGTTATCAAAATGCCCAAGTGTACCAAAAGAAAGAGGTAGTACTCAAAGGTCTGAAAAGTTAGCCTCTAAGCAGTCTAGTGCTGGAGGGAGTCGATCCAAGGTACCTGCTAGGGTTTACGCATTGGATTATCAGCAGATTCCGGATGCtactgaggtggttgaag atattaaggggtatgatgtcaTCCTAGAAATGGACTGGTTAGCTCGCTACCATGCTCAGTTGAATTGTAAGACGAAAATGGTAGAATTGTGCATTCCAGGAGAGGCAACCCTAAAATTGGATATAAAGGAtagattagcctcatctgctcatATTTCAGGAATTCGAGTTAGAAAAATGTTGAATAAGGGAGTTCAAGAATATTTGgtttttcttataaatactcctagtgataaggtgagGTTAGAAGATATGCCTGTAGTAAAGGAGTATCCAGATGTTTTTTCTGAAGAATTAGAGTCTTTGCCTCCGAAAAGGGAGATAGTTTTTAAGATTGATTTGACTCCGGgg TTTGTAGTTGTATTTATTGACGATATACTGGTGTACTCTAAAACTTTGGAgaatcatgagaaacatttgagagtTGTTTTACAAACTTTGAAGGAATATcagttgtatgctaagtttagcaaatgtGAATTATGGTTGAAGGAAATAACCTTCTTAGGTTATATAATTTCCAAGGACGGAATTAAGGTAGATCTGGCCAAAGTTGAAGCAGTTTCTAAGTGA